Sequence from the Kineosporia succinea genome:
GTGCCGTTCGCCCCGGCCGGGATGGGCTGCAGCTCGACGTCTTTCAGGTCGACCAGGTAGCCCGCCACGAAGTTGTCCCAGTTGAGCTCGCTGGCCTGCTCGCCGACCAGGAACGGGCTCTTCGGCTTGAGCTGGGTGGTGCGGGAGGCCGAGGCGAAGGCCTTGGCGTTGTTCGGGGCGTCGCCCACGGCCAGCCACTGCCGGATGTGGTCCTGGGTGAACGCGATCTTGCCGTCGTCGGTGTACGGGTTCACGCCCTGCTGCACGAGCCACTGGATGAAGAGCCAGAGCACGCCGCGGTAGTCGCCGCTGCCGACGATCGGCTGCCCGTCCTTCGTCTTCACGCCCGCGGCCTGCACGTCGAGGATGAACTGGTTGTACTGCTCCCAGGTGTAGTTCTCGGGAAGCGGCTCCACACCGGCCTTCTCGAGCGCGTCCGGGTTCAGGTACAGGGCGAAGGTGTTGGTGCCGGCCGAGATCCCGAGCAGCTGGTCGTCGACCGTGCCCGCCCTGAGCTGGTTCTCGTCGAACCCGGCGGTGTCGACTTGCCCGTTCAGGTCGGCCAGGTGCCCGTTCTCGGCGTACTCGCGCAGGTAGGAGAGGTCCATCTGCATGACGTCGGGCAGGGCGCGCCCGGCCGCCTCGGTGGAGCGGGCCGTCCAGTAGTTCGGGAAGTCGGTGAACGAGGTCTTGACCTTGATGTCGGGGTTGGCCTCCTGGAACAGCTCGACCGCCTGCTGGTACTTCTCGGCCCTCTCGTCACCACCCCACCAGGTGAAGCTCAGTGTCACCGGGCTGTCCGAGCCGGCGTCGTTCCCGCCGCAGGCGGCGGTCCCGAGCAGCATGGCGGTGGTGGTGGCCAGCACGGTGATCCTTGTGGTCAGCTTCATCGTTGAAACCTCCTGGCAGGGGACGCACGGTCAGAGCTCGAGGGAGACGGTCACGTAGGAGTGGGCGGGAAGGTCGACGATCAGGCCCTTCTCGTGCCGGCTGACACCTTCGTGGGGTCGGGGGCGGACGGTGTTCGGCCGGGACGGG
This genomic interval carries:
- a CDS encoding ABC transporter substrate-binding protein, with amino-acid sequence MKLTTRITVLATTTAMLLGTAACGGNDAGSDSPVTLSFTWWGGDERAEKYQQAVELFQEANPDIKVKTSFTDFPNYWTARSTEAAGRALPDVMQMDLSYLREYAENGHLADLNGQVDTAGFDENQLRAGTVDDQLLGISAGTNTFALYLNPDALEKAGVEPLPENYTWEQYNQFILDVQAAGVKTKDGQPIVGSGDYRGVLWLFIQWLVQQGVNPYTDDGKIAFTQDHIRQWLAVGDAPNNAKAFASASRTTQLKPKSPFLVGEQASELNWDNFVAGYLVDLKDVELQPIPAGANGTAQFWKPAMLLSVSNNSEHKEAAAKLTDFLVTDPAVGKIFGNSRGVPSNEAQRQAVESEEGSADELTTAYEKAVAAQVTAETPLPIRGFGSLEATWLRLGEDLAYGKISNDEFVEQFWAEAQQATL